A genomic stretch from Planctomycetaceae bacterium includes:
- a CDS encoding formylmethanofuran dehydrogenase subunit B, with protein MSDFASMFLQRTVLLMPLNMSTTSNPSQSTCCQSNVVCPGCGCVCDDVAVEIIDGELAGFSPSCPKGESWFRAQLQSVASENRVDGAAVDLDVAVDRAAEILEGSIYPLVYGLSRSATPGQRAAVALAEHLGGVVDTTASLCHGPSIMAIQDFGEVTCTLGEVRNRADLVVFWGCDPASSHPRHSDRYSVTARGRFVPEGRGDRIVVMIGDERWVHSWRLDDQGTLPDYVIPVSPGADFELLCQLRAMLKQDAGTANRSKSVGDFDPASNMLIPEARFAGKDTPTSSEQPEVLAPEQLLSLMTSCRYGAVFFGLGLADTSLWEHAMDTHAGHANVSTLLQLVAELNSRTRFIARRMRLQGDVSGADNVLCWQTGYPFGVDFSRGYPRYNPGEYTATELLEREDVDAMLIIGAETVSSFSSAAQRFMRSIPTILIDYPSAKIDFSPDVHITTAVYGVHAAGTAYRMDNVPLPLRALLPSHLPTDEQVLESIRNRIS; from the coding sequence GTGTCTGACTTCGCTTCAATGTTCCTGCAAAGAACCGTCCTGCTGATGCCGCTGAATATGTCGACGACTTCAAATCCTTCACAATCAACCTGTTGCCAAAGCAATGTCGTCTGTCCGGGTTGTGGATGTGTTTGCGATGACGTTGCCGTGGAAATCATCGACGGGGAATTGGCGGGTTTTTCTCCATCCTGTCCGAAAGGTGAAAGCTGGTTTCGTGCTCAGCTCCAATCTGTCGCATCGGAGAACCGAGTTGATGGGGCAGCGGTTGATCTGGATGTTGCTGTTGATCGAGCTGCCGAGATCCTTGAGGGATCGATCTATCCTCTGGTCTACGGCCTTTCTCGAAGCGCGACGCCCGGTCAGCGTGCGGCTGTCGCCCTGGCAGAACATCTGGGGGGTGTGGTGGATACCACAGCTTCGTTGTGTCATGGACCCTCCATCATGGCCATTCAGGATTTTGGTGAGGTCACGTGCACGCTGGGCGAAGTTCGTAATCGAGCGGATCTTGTTGTGTTCTGGGGGTGCGATCCTGCCTCTTCGCACCCTCGACATTCCGATCGTTATTCGGTCACAGCTCGTGGGCGATTTGTCCCCGAAGGCCGTGGTGATCGAATCGTCGTTATGATCGGAGATGAACGCTGGGTGCATTCGTGGAGGCTGGATGATCAGGGAACCCTGCCGGACTACGTTATTCCCGTTTCCCCCGGTGCCGATTTTGAATTGCTTTGCCAGTTGCGTGCGATGTTGAAACAGGATGCCGGCACTGCGAATCGCAGCAAATCCGTCGGTGATTTTGATCCCGCGTCGAACATGTTAATTCCAGAGGCACGTTTCGCTGGAAAAGATACCCCGACTTCCTCCGAACAGCCGGAAGTTCTTGCCCCCGAGCAACTGCTCAGCCTGATGACATCCTGTCGTTACGGAGCCGTGTTCTTCGGTCTTGGACTTGCAGACACCAGCCTCTGGGAGCATGCCATGGATACTCATGCCGGGCACGCAAACGTTTCCACACTTCTTCAGCTGGTTGCTGAACTGAATTCACGAACTCGTTTCATCGCCCGGCGGATGAGGCTTCAGGGGGACGTTTCAGGAGCAGACAACGTCCTTTGCTGGCAAACCGGTTATCCGTTTGGAGTTGACTTTTCACGCGGCTATCCTCGGTACAATCCCGGTGAATACACCGCGACAGAGTTGCTCGAGCGTGAAGATGTGGATGCGATGCTGATCATTGGGGCAGAGACCGTCTCCAGCTTTTCATCGGCCGCTCAGCGTTTCATGAGAAGCATCCCAACAATATTGATCGATTACCCGTCTGCCAAAATCGATTTCTCGCCCGATGTCCACATTACCACGGCAGTCTATGGTGTTCATGCGGCAGGAACGGCCTATCGAATGGACAATGTTCCGCTTCCCCTTCGAGCATTGCTTCCCTCCCACTTGCCGACCGACGAACAGGTGTTGGAATCCATCCGCAACCGAATCTCGTAG
- a CDS encoding ABC-2 family transporter protein, giving the protein MSAVAELSFWSEFAARWRVKWLILKTGIEERLMYRGDFAFSTLVRFLPIVTQVFLWNAIYSGDTAARMKGYSYQDMVAYYLLVMLARAFSSMPGLASGIAVSIANGSVRKYLIQPVDMLEHLFWHRVAHKLVYYVIAGAPFALVFWLCRDYMPGWPSAWITVGWTASLLMSFLAGFLIESLIGLIAFWFLEVSSLIFVYMMLNYFLSGHMIPLEWISQWMPWIEWLPFKYLAYFPAAIMLGKIPPETLPRELLIQVCWIVALLCMNRAAFHFGVKRYGAFGG; this is encoded by the coding sequence GTGTCGGCAGTTGCTGAATTGAGTTTTTGGTCAGAATTCGCTGCCCGGTGGCGCGTCAAGTGGCTGATATTGAAAACGGGAATTGAAGAACGGCTGATGTATCGCGGGGACTTCGCGTTCTCAACACTGGTGCGTTTTCTTCCCATTGTGACACAGGTCTTTCTGTGGAATGCCATCTATTCGGGCGACACAGCGGCCCGGATGAAAGGCTACAGCTATCAGGACATGGTTGCCTACTACCTTCTTGTCATGCTGGCCAGGGCGTTTTCCAGTATGCCGGGGCTTGCCAGCGGTATTGCTGTTTCCATTGCAAATGGTTCTGTGCGGAAGTACCTGATTCAGCCGGTCGATATGCTGGAACATCTCTTCTGGCACCGAGTTGCCCATAAGCTGGTCTACTACGTCATCGCAGGTGCGCCGTTCGCACTGGTCTTCTGGTTATGTCGCGATTATATGCCCGGCTGGCCTTCCGCCTGGATCACTGTCGGCTGGACCGCGTCGCTGCTGATGTCGTTTCTGGCGGGATTTCTGATTGAATCTTTGATTGGGTTGATCGCATTCTGGTTTCTCGAGGTCAGTTCGCTGATTTTTGTCTACATGATGCTGAATTATTTTTTATCCGGGCACATGATTCCACTGGAATGGATTTCGCAGTGGATGCCATGGATTGAGTGGCTTCCTTTTAAGTATCTGGCTTATTTTCCCGCCGCAATCATGCTTGGGAAGATTCCTCCGGAGACTTTGCCCCGGGAATTGCTCATTCAGGTGTGCTGGATCGTGGCATTGTTGTGCATGAATCGCGCGGCATTCCATTTTGGTGTTAAGCGCTACGGGGCATTTGGCGGTTAA
- a CDS encoding trypsin-like peptidase domain-containing protein gives MKSVNAVMLAAIAMKMSLCSVCSAQEAAAGSGRETPIVRAIQKSTAGIVSLFVVREGAIVSGSGTIVHPAGFVLTNNHVLPSDEGFALIGSSLPNSQKPIQFQTIGRYPERDLAIVRLLGDGPWQTVTPGRSHDLMNGETVIVAGNPGGRGLVFTSGIVSSNAVLAGAPNALVMTNYQIDRRPRFIQFDAASNGGNSGGPLLNIDGEVIGVVSEKIFQEQNVGFAIPIDTVYQLIEDIIEAELRSGFTTGIRIRNQGGPVIVSEVEADSAASDARIEPGDIVTAVNDLSTRNVIDWYLNLRQILSTDAPLKLNIQRSGVAITASIRATKRPDEAATAIDTTKLQPGLNYELFPGQYSLLPDFAQLNAASSGVTKSVSLAEVKRESNDYYAVTMSGYLHMETEGLIRLTLISDDGSKAFLNDRLLIDNDGNHPPSGVGEWLRLSKGMHRIRIEYFQGNGGAELDFRWQRENEEPRPVPASHLFHAE, from the coding sequence ATGAAATCTGTGAACGCGGTGATGTTGGCCGCAATAGCGATGAAGATGTCGCTCTGCAGCGTTTGTTCGGCGCAGGAGGCAGCGGCTGGATCCGGCAGAGAAACTCCGATCGTGCGGGCGATTCAGAAATCGACTGCCGGTATCGTTTCGCTGTTCGTCGTTCGCGAGGGTGCAATCGTTTCGGGCAGCGGAACAATCGTTCATCCGGCAGGATTTGTCCTGACCAACAATCACGTCCTTCCGTCGGATGAAGGGTTTGCCCTGATTGGCTCCAGCCTTCCCAACTCACAAAAACCGATTCAATTTCAGACCATAGGACGCTACCCGGAGCGAGATCTGGCAATCGTTCGCCTGCTCGGCGACGGCCCCTGGCAAACGGTTACACCGGGACGGAGCCACGATTTGATGAATGGTGAAACCGTCATTGTCGCAGGCAATCCGGGCGGACGGGGACTGGTATTTACCTCCGGAATTGTCAGTTCAAACGCGGTTCTGGCCGGCGCTCCGAATGCCCTTGTAATGACAAACTACCAGATTGATCGCCGCCCGCGATTCATTCAGTTCGACGCGGCCAGCAATGGCGGCAATTCAGGGGGACCACTCCTGAATATTGACGGCGAGGTCATTGGAGTGGTTTCAGAAAAAATCTTTCAGGAACAAAACGTTGGATTCGCCATCCCGATCGATACGGTTTACCAACTGATCGAAGACATCATCGAAGCAGAACTACGAAGCGGGTTTACGACGGGAATCCGGATCCGGAACCAGGGCGGCCCGGTCATTGTCAGCGAAGTGGAAGCAGATTCAGCGGCGTCGGATGCCCGCATTGAACCGGGAGACATTGTGACCGCGGTGAATGACCTATCCACTCGCAACGTCATCGACTGGTACCTGAACCTGAGACAAATCCTGTCCACGGACGCACCACTGAAACTGAACATTCAGCGGTCCGGCGTGGCGATCACTGCCAGCATTCGGGCGACAAAACGCCCTGATGAAGCTGCAACGGCAATCGACACAACAAAGCTGCAGCCCGGACTCAATTACGAACTCTTTCCAGGACAATATTCTCTGCTCCCGGATTTCGCGCAGCTGAACGCAGCCAGCTCCGGCGTCACAAAATCCGTTTCTCTTGCCGAGGTCAAACGTGAATCCAATGACTACTACGCCGTGACAATGTCCGGCTACCTGCACATGGAAACAGAAGGCCTGATACGATTAACGCTGATCTCTGACGACGGCAGCAAAGCGTTCCTGAACGACAGGTTGCTCATTGACAATGATGGTAACCATCCCCCGTCAGGCGTTGGAGAGTGGCTTCGACTTTCAAAAGGAATGCACAGGATCCGCATCGAGTACTTTCAGGGGAACGGGGGAGCAGAGCTGGACTTCCGGTGGCAGAGGGAAAACGAAGAGCCTCGTCCGGTACCCGCCTCCCATCTCTTCCACGCCGAATGA
- a CDS encoding succinate dehydrogenase cytochrome b subunit, protein MNALVRILSLPAVALSKVPGFGPLIRACSTSVGQKIVMAITGLSLCGFLVMHLLGNLNLFAGEEKFNHYAETLHSLGPLLAAAEVGLFATFLAHIGLALSTAAMNRTARGGSYLMKESKQPPFALPSGGASNWMMLTGGVIFLFLVLHIVDMKLKVDPLVDYTPAVVVDDAGSASHGDGHMNEFIVVRQVLRSPVNAVAYFIALIALGVHLSHGFRSALQTLGVNHRRWNSLLTCISVLFAWAIAVGFISLIVWAFAAPQ, encoded by the coding sequence TTGAACGCTCTGGTTCGCATTCTGAGTCTTCCCGCTGTGGCACTCTCCAAAGTGCCGGGGTTCGGTCCCCTGATACGTGCCTGCTCCACGTCTGTCGGTCAAAAGATCGTCATGGCGATCACAGGATTGTCGCTGTGCGGCTTTCTTGTCATGCACCTGCTGGGCAATCTGAACCTCTTCGCAGGCGAAGAGAAATTCAACCATTATGCAGAGACGCTGCATAGTCTTGGGCCTTTGCTTGCTGCTGCAGAGGTGGGACTGTTTGCCACATTTCTGGCTCACATCGGACTGGCACTATCGACAGCCGCGATGAATCGAACCGCTCGCGGTGGCAGCTATCTGATGAAGGAGTCAAAACAGCCACCGTTCGCTTTACCGAGTGGCGGGGCTTCGAACTGGATGATGCTGACCGGGGGAGTTATCTTCCTGTTTCTGGTTCTGCACATTGTCGACATGAAGCTGAAAGTTGACCCGCTGGTTGATTACACACCGGCTGTCGTGGTTGATGATGCTGGAAGTGCGTCCCATGGCGACGGTCATATGAATGAGTTCATTGTCGTGCGTCAGGTGCTGCGTTCTCCTGTGAATGCCGTCGCGTATTTCATTGCGTTAATCGCGCTGGGAGTCCATCTTTCTCATGGTTTCCGCAGCGCGTTGCAGACGCTGGGGGTGAATCATCGTCGCTGGAACAGCTTGCTGACATGCATCAGTGTTCTCTTCGCGTGGGCAATTGCGGTGGGTTTTATCAGCCTGATCGTGTGGGCGTTCGCGGCTCCGCAGTAG
- a CDS encoding ABC transporter ATP-binding protein, with protein MAAIEVRNLNRVYKVFRKQEGLLASLRGLWHREYNEVRAVRDVNFTIEEGEMVAFLGPNGAGKTTTLKLLSGLIVPTSGTATVLGYVPWKREDAYRRRFSLVTGQKEQLWWDLPAQESFRLHKEIYRISTSDYNDRLNELTELLEVGKLMSQPVRELSLGERMRMELIAALLHRPDVLFLDEPTIGLDVVSQRRVQEFLRHYQKEQRITVILTSHYMKDVEALCERAIVINKGTVVHDGPLAAIVDRFSRHKIVELQFADDVIPPGLERFGLLLQSRPPRVRLQIEKQYVSESLSSILSLHAVDDISVLERPLEEVIAELFSSDDQTVSDNRTEAVVG; from the coding sequence ATGGCTGCCATCGAAGTTCGAAATCTGAATCGCGTTTACAAGGTCTTTCGCAAGCAGGAAGGTTTGCTTGCCTCATTGCGCGGGCTATGGCATCGCGAATACAATGAGGTGCGGGCGGTTCGCGACGTAAATTTCACGATTGAGGAAGGTGAAATGGTCGCCTTTCTTGGGCCCAATGGAGCCGGAAAGACGACCACACTGAAGCTTCTGTCGGGCCTGATTGTGCCAACTTCCGGCACCGCAACGGTGCTTGGCTATGTGCCGTGGAAGCGCGAAGACGCTTACCGGCGACGGTTTTCACTGGTGACCGGGCAAAAGGAGCAGCTTTGGTGGGACCTGCCTGCGCAGGAGTCGTTTCGTCTTCATAAAGAGATCTACCGGATTTCCACATCCGACTACAATGACCGACTGAACGAACTGACGGAATTGCTGGAAGTTGGCAAGCTGATGTCGCAACCCGTGCGAGAGCTTTCGCTGGGCGAACGGATGCGAATGGAACTGATTGCCGCCCTGCTGCACCGTCCGGATGTGCTTTTTCTGGATGAGCCAACAATTGGCCTCGATGTTGTCAGCCAGCGTCGCGTGCAGGAGTTCCTGCGTCACTACCAGAAAGAACAACGAATTACGGTGATCCTGACCAGCCACTACATGAAAGATGTCGAAGCGCTGTGTGAGCGTGCGATTGTGATCAACAAAGGAACGGTGGTCCACGATGGCCCCCTGGCGGCCATTGTTGATCGCTTCAGCCGTCACAAGATTGTTGAACTTCAGTTTGCCGATGATGTGATCCCACCGGGGCTGGAGCGGTTTGGGCTTCTCCTTCAATCCCGGCCGCCACGAGTTCGACTGCAGATTGAGAAACAGTATGTGTCAGAAAGCCTGTCCAGTATTCTGAGCTTGCATGCAGTAGATGACATCAGTGTCCTGGAACGCCCTCTGGAAGAGGTGATTGCGGAGTTGTTCTCGTCGGACGATCAGACTGTGAGTGACAACAGGACAGAAGCGGTCGTTGGCTGA
- the rplT gene encoding 50S ribosomal protein L20, producing MRVRLGKARRRSKKRLFKEARGNVGGRSKLLRTVKETIIRSRAFATRDRRVKKREFRALWITRLTAACRERGMSYSEFIHGLTLANIGLNRKSLSELAIASPAVFDEIVAAVREAKGATTAAA from the coding sequence ATGCGTGTTCGGTTAGGTAAAGCGCGACGACGTTCGAAAAAGCGACTGTTTAAAGAGGCTCGCGGCAACGTGGGTGGACGCAGCAAGTTGCTGCGAACAGTTAAAGAAACCATTATCCGCTCCCGAGCGTTCGCGACGCGCGATCGAAGAGTGAAGAAGCGAGAGTTCCGCGCTCTGTGGATCACTCGACTCACTGCGGCATGCCGCGAGCGAGGAATGTCCTACTCTGAGTTCATTCATGGACTGACTCTGGCAAATATCGGGCTCAACCGAAAATCACTCAGCGAACTGGCGATCGCATCGCCGGCTGTTTTTGATGAGATTGTTGCAGCCGTGCGTGAAGCCAAGGGTGCAACGACGGCGGCTGCCTGA
- a CDS encoding alpha/beta hydrolase family protein, with translation MTRALRFLLSFAVLCSLLAFGTIRLSATSAQDASNAFLSYVKQRAAADRQDDQSPATVEAWQSERLKLRESLEKAWGGFPAEHAPLEPRIIDTLQRDGYRIEKLVFQTFENVWMTANAYVPEGAGKRPAVLCVHGHWRGAKQDPHVQARCIGLAKLGFFALAVDALGAGERGLNKALGEYHGEMVAATLLPTGKPLSGLQVYENMRAVDYLQTRAEVDPQRIGITGASGGGNQTMYAGAWDERFRAVVPVCSVGNYQAYLGAACCMCEVVPGALSFTEEGRVLGLIAPRALMVINATKDAFQFSVNEASKSVAIAKPIFGLYQRVDYLRHEVFESPHDYNEEMREAMYGWMARHLKNEGDGSPIDEPMIRTEDPEVLRCFPDDSRPDDWTTLPQLAARFARQQVIQEWSSEQINSNPAISRIETARAMLNENVLGDTQPFSLPDPLSRPSGPGIRTFVFNSDPGIQLTMQVITAGSAPHRNITLILTMGDETEEDLNQLRSNAGDNDMIAILSLRATGKESWKSDKIGRAPDHNTAEWSLWIGQPLLGQWTKDARTAVTVLREQTGNESRVTVLGNGPAGIVALCSGAIDDRINRVVTTRSLGSFITEIPYENQRLGTLANGILRDVGDIQHLASLIAPRQLTIIQPVNGQGRALDAAEAADAFLFARSIWKEANADDRLIISADQ, from the coding sequence ATGACCCGTGCTTTGCGGTTCCTGCTCAGCTTTGCAGTTCTTTGTTCGCTCTTGGCATTCGGCACTATCAGGTTGTCCGCAACCTCGGCCCAGGATGCATCGAACGCTTTTCTCAGCTACGTGAAGCAGCGAGCCGCTGCCGACAGACAGGATGATCAATCGCCCGCAACCGTGGAAGCATGGCAAAGCGAACGTCTGAAATTGAGGGAAAGCCTTGAAAAAGCGTGGGGCGGGTTTCCCGCAGAACACGCGCCGCTTGAACCACGAATCATCGATACGCTGCAGCGTGACGGTTACCGCATTGAAAAACTGGTCTTTCAGACGTTCGAAAATGTCTGGATGACGGCCAATGCCTATGTGCCCGAAGGTGCCGGAAAACGACCGGCGGTTTTGTGTGTTCACGGCCACTGGCGCGGCGCCAAGCAGGATCCACACGTTCAGGCTCGATGCATTGGACTTGCAAAACTGGGTTTCTTTGCGCTCGCTGTCGACGCACTTGGCGCGGGCGAGCGCGGGCTCAACAAAGCACTCGGTGAATATCACGGAGAAATGGTGGCAGCTACGCTTTTGCCGACAGGTAAGCCGCTGAGTGGTCTGCAGGTTTACGAAAACATGCGAGCCGTTGACTACCTGCAGACTCGTGCTGAAGTCGATCCACAGCGAATTGGAATTACGGGAGCAAGCGGCGGCGGAAATCAGACCATGTATGCCGGAGCCTGGGATGAAAGATTCCGCGCCGTCGTTCCCGTTTGTTCCGTCGGAAATTATCAGGCCTACCTGGGCGCAGCGTGCTGTATGTGTGAAGTCGTTCCCGGCGCGTTGTCGTTTACAGAAGAAGGCAGGGTGCTGGGATTAATTGCCCCGCGAGCTTTGATGGTGATCAACGCCACGAAAGATGCGTTTCAGTTTTCCGTAAATGAAGCTTCAAAATCTGTGGCAATCGCGAAACCGATCTTCGGTCTGTATCAGCGCGTGGATTATCTGCGTCACGAAGTTTTTGAATCACCGCACGACTACAACGAGGAAATGCGGGAGGCCATGTATGGCTGGATGGCACGTCACCTGAAGAACGAAGGAGATGGCTCGCCGATCGATGAACCCATGATCAGAACAGAAGACCCGGAGGTGCTTCGATGCTTTCCTGACGATTCCCGGCCTGACGACTGGACAACACTGCCTCAACTGGCCGCGCGCTTTGCCAGACAACAGGTGATACAAGAATGGTCCTCTGAACAGATCAACTCGAATCCAGCGATTTCCCGAATCGAAACAGCCAGAGCGATGCTGAATGAAAACGTGCTGGGGGACACGCAACCGTTTTCACTGCCCGATCCACTTTCCCGGCCGTCCGGTCCCGGGATCCGGACCTTTGTTTTCAACAGCGATCCGGGAATTCAACTAACGATGCAGGTCATTACCGCAGGCAGCGCCCCACATCGCAACATAACCCTGATCCTGACAATGGGGGACGAAACAGAGGAAGATCTGAATCAACTGCGGTCAAACGCAGGCGATAACGACATGATCGCCATTCTTTCCCTTCGGGCCACCGGCAAAGAATCCTGGAAGTCAGACAAAATCGGACGTGCACCTGACCACAACACTGCAGAATGGTCATTGTGGATCGGACAGCCTCTCCTGGGCCAATGGACGAAAGATGCGAGGACAGCGGTCACGGTGCTGCGGGAACAAACAGGGAACGAAAGTCGAGTCACCGTCCTTGGCAATGGCCCCGCAGGAATTGTCGCGCTTTGTTCCGGTGCGATCGATGACAGGATTAATCGAGTCGTCACAACCAGGTCTCTCGGCAGCTTTATCACAGAAATCCCGTACGAAAACCAAAGGCTCGGAACACTCGCCAACGGGATCCTGCGCGATGTTGGCGATATCCAGCATCTGGCCTCGTTGATTGCGCCAAGGCAACTGACCATCATTCAACCGGTGAACGGACAGGGCCGTGCGCTGGATGCCGCAGAGGCCGCAGACGCTTTCCTGTTCGCTCGATCGATATGGAAAGAGGCGAACGCGGACGACAGACTCATCATCAGCGCTGACCAATAG
- a CDS encoding sigma 54-interacting transcriptional regulator has translation MNEFPPGAHREPQILRFPTAVQASSPDQPTAPETESPTRSVLVFSPRPGARQLLADDVRKRGMNVCETDSPDAMLFHLSRQEFSCCIIDDADNVSRMQEVNAAIRSHSKAAQVLCIVGEDSRWGRETVPTFECEVIERPYTASRFGAALLNALRRGDLIRENEKLRRQLLNRNLMDLVGSTPAMQSLRESIRIAADDDRTVLVRGEPGSGTTLIAEGLHRCSRRASRPFLRIDCSLHSVETLELQLFGDATDDGFPGYLRMAEGGSILLDNVDTVALPFQRRLAQLLEQRAAAVLQGTQDGPNIRFIAATHGDLNRLAMEGRFRDDLLQHLSGITLQSPPLRVRQNDIPLLVEHFISQIALKEGRPPRRVSIEGLQLLEGHPWPGNVRELQNVIERACTVDITECIGPDDLLPWLQNASPDEEGVDGVGMTLREMERKLIESTFARCNGNRERTAQILKIGLRTLSGKLREYGYPPRGGPGSNIKRPGSGVAAVAAVAINHSMDEQRRAA, from the coding sequence ATGAACGAGTTCCCTCCTGGTGCTCATCGTGAGCCGCAGATACTGCGTTTCCCAACCGCAGTTCAAGCGAGCTCTCCCGATCAGCCCACTGCTCCCGAAACAGAATCCCCGACTCGCAGCGTGCTTGTTTTCTCGCCGCGACCAGGTGCGAGACAATTACTTGCGGATGATGTCCGCAAGCGTGGCATGAACGTCTGTGAAACAGACAGCCCCGATGCCATGCTCTTTCATTTGAGCCGACAAGAGTTCAGCTGCTGCATTATTGATGACGCCGACAACGTCTCCCGCATGCAGGAAGTCAACGCGGCGATCCGCAGCCATTCAAAAGCTGCCCAGGTTCTCTGCATCGTTGGCGAAGATTCTCGCTGGGGTCGCGAAACTGTTCCGACCTTCGAATGCGAAGTGATTGAACGTCCCTACACTGCAAGCCGCTTTGGAGCAGCACTGCTGAATGCCCTCCGCAGGGGAGATCTGATCCGGGAGAATGAAAAACTGCGTCGACAGTTGCTCAATCGTAACCTGATGGATCTCGTCGGCAGTACGCCAGCCATGCAGTCGCTGCGTGAAAGTATTCGAATTGCTGCAGACGACGATCGAACGGTCCTTGTTCGCGGCGAACCGGGAAGTGGCACGACGCTGATCGCGGAAGGTCTGCATCGGTGCAGTCGACGGGCATCCCGACCCTTTCTGCGAATTGATTGCAGCCTGCATTCCGTTGAAACTCTCGAACTTCAATTGTTCGGCGATGCAACTGACGATGGATTCCCCGGCTACCTCAGAATGGCCGAAGGCGGGTCTATCCTTCTCGACAATGTCGACACGGTCGCCTTGCCGTTCCAGCGACGCCTGGCACAGTTGCTCGAACAACGGGCAGCAGCCGTATTGCAGGGCACTCAGGACGGACCCAACATTCGGTTCATCGCGGCCACGCACGGTGACCTGAATCGACTGGCCATGGAAGGCCGTTTCCGCGATGACCTGCTGCAACATCTGAGCGGTATCACTTTGCAGTCGCCACCGCTGCGAGTCCGGCAGAATGATATCCCACTACTTGTCGAACACTTTATCAGCCAGATTGCGTTGAAAGAGGGCAGACCCCCGCGACGCGTCAGCATCGAAGGTCTCCAGCTGCTCGAAGGTCACCCATGGCCCGGCAACGTGCGGGAGCTGCAGAATGTCATCGAACGGGCCTGCACCGTAGACATTACAGAATGCATCGGTCCGGACGATCTGCTGCCGTGGCTGCAGAATGCCTCTCCCGATGAAGAAGGCGTTGATGGCGTTGGCATGACTCTCCGCGAAATGGAACGAAAACTGATCGAATCAACGTTCGCACGCTGCAACGGTAACCGTGAACGAACGGCTCAGATTCTGAAAATCGGACTTCGCACGTTATCCGGGAAACTCCGGGAATACGGATATCCGCCACGAGGCGGCCCAGGCTCCAACATCAAGCGGCCTGGCAGTGGTGTTGCAGCGGTTGCTGCCGTCGCAATCAACCACTCTATGGACGAACAGCGCAGAGCTGCTTAG
- the rpmI gene encoding 50S ribosomal protein L35 has translation MPKQKTHKGMKRRFKITASGKAKHRKAFRGHIMSHKSGKRRRGLRQDGVVAGKDARNIVEALRPSL, from the coding sequence ATGCCCAAGCAAAAGACCCATAAAGGAATGAAGCGGCGATTCAAGATCACTGCTTCCGGCAAGGCAAAGCACCGCAAGGCTTTCCGCGGCCACATCATGAGCCACAAAAGTGGCAAACGACGTCGCGGTTTGCGTCAGGACGGTGTTGTAGCTGGCAAAGATGCCCGCAACATCGTAGAAGCCCTTCGCCCCAGTCTGTGA